One Hordeum vulgare subsp. vulgare chromosome 4H, MorexV3_pseudomolecules_assembly, whole genome shotgun sequence DNA window includes the following coding sequences:
- the LOC123449086 gene encoding uncharacterized protein LOC123449086 has protein sequence MEKSAKDCMWHADDRTKDGLLRHPADSPAWKHFDAIHTDFSKDSRNPKLIITSDGFNPFRMMNSTYSIWPVIAIPINLPPWFCMKQPNFILSLLIPGPKSPGKDIDVYLEPLVNELDSLFEKGVRTYDAFKKEHFQLHVVVHSTISDLPGLATLAGVATSGEHGCPKCHLLTCSFWLTKGKKTCYMDHCRFLGPNHRYRTMDKAFFNGKVESRTAPDPLTGDQVNSLTENIHTVFGKDPKGKQTIRKRKRGDPPQIFKRRSIWFKFRYWKDLLQPHNIDAMHIEKNVCDNIMNTLLGIDGKTKDSINSSQDLQLLGIRKDLHPVPVGKDTFDLPPAPYSMNPKLRKLFCQVLKEARLPYGYVSDIRRNVNVKKKKIIGLKSHDCHILSQKKKKNCFH, from the coding sequence ATGGAAAAGAGTGCAAAAGACTGCATGTGGCACGCCGATGATCGTACAAAAGATGGGCTTCTAAGACATCCAGCAGATTCTCCTGCTTGGAAGCATTTTGATGCCATACACACTGACTTTTCCAAAGATAGTCGCAACCCGAAGTTGATTATCACATCTGATGGCTTTAATCCTTTTAGGATGATGAATTCTACCTATAGTATATGGCCAGTTATTGCAATTCCAATAAATCTTCCTCCTTGGTTCTGCATGAAGCAACCAAACTTCATCCTATCATTGTTGATTCCTGGCCCAAAGTCACCTGGGAAAGATATAGATGTTTATCTCGAGCCACTTGTTAATGAGCTAGATTCTCTTTTTGAGAAGGGAGTCCGAACATATGATGCCTTCAAGAAAGAGCACTTTCAGTTGCATGTTGTTGTTCACTCAACTATTAGTGACCTCCCAGGTTTAGCCACTCTAGCCGGAGTTGCCACCTCTGGTGAGCATGGTTGTCCCAAGTGCCACTTACTTACTTGCTCATTCTGGCTGACCAAAGGCAAGAAAACCTGCTATATGGATCACTGTAGGTTCTTAGGTCCAAACCACAGATATAGAACAATGGATAAGGCATTTTTTAACGGCAAGGTGGAATCTAGGACAGCCCCTGATCCACTTACCGGAGATCAAGTGAATTCCCTTACAGAGAACATTCATACTGTATTTGGAAAAGACCCTAAAGGAAAACAAACCATAAGAAAACGTAAGCGTGGCGATCCACCCCAAATTTTCAAAAGGAGATCCATTTGGTTTAAGTTTCGCTATTGGAAAGACTTGTTGCAgcctcataatattgatgccatgcACATTGAAAAGAATGTGTGTGATAACATAATGAACACACTACTGGGCATCGACGGGAAAACAAAAGATAGTATTAACTCTAGTCAAGACCTTCAGTTGCTTGGAATAAGGAAGGATCTTCATCCTGTTCCAGTTGGCAAGGATACATTTGATTTGCCTCCTGCCCCATACTCAATGAACCCTAAGCTGAGGAAGCTATTTTGTCAAGTTTTGAAAGAAGCCAGGCTCCCATATGGTTATGTGTCCGACATACGAAGGAATGTCAAtgttaagaagaagaagattattGGGTTGAAGAGCCATGACTGCCATATTctgtcgcaaaaaaaaaaaaaaaattgtttccacTAG